The genome window TAGGTTGAACAAAATACCTCGTTGGTTGCTTGTCCTGAAAAGAGGTTCTTGAATCCTTAAAGTCCCTTGAAAGTCCCTTTACTGTCTTTCTTAGCCTCTGTCATCAACAATTATGACTCAGACTAAGATCTGCttaagttagattgcacacagtcaATTAACAAATTCCGTAGCAGTAACACAACAGAGAACGTTAGTTCCGGGATGGAACATAAAAACACAGACAATGGCCTAACGTTAATTTACATGTTACATCATATTTAAATTCTTATCTATACATcaataaatcatttatttatttactacatcAAATAAACCTTGAATTATGTATTAATCATGCATCGTGAACACAGCATCTATGTAACAACACTTTCACTCCCACCAAATCACTCATTAACTTGGAATGTGGGATTTTCTTTTAAACaaaattatgaaaataattaataaaatgttttaagtCTGAATGAACGTATGTGATTTAGTTAGCCTCTAGTAAGGTAACTACCTTGTGAATAGGCCTTTCAAGGTGGACTGATCTAGTGTGTGGTTTTTCTTTACCAAGTGTAGTGTCACTGACTTGTAGCTTCAGCTTTCACACCATGCCGTCTGCACTAGGATGAGCTTCTACAACCCTGGAAAGCTTCCACTAGTTTCTTGGTGAGTCCTTTGAATTCCCTGACAAATTTCTGGAGCCTGGCGATGGCTCTCACTGCTCTGGACcagtcagaaaacttaatgaagCGATTCACTATTGAATTCCCTTCTTTCATCTTGACTGCATGGACATGGGCCTTGCGAAGCTCAGGGTCGGTTGTTTCTACTTCTCCCACCATTTCCTCTTCACGTGGAAGACTCCGCTGCCAAAGAAAGTTGGGTCCTTTCAGCCAGTTAGACTCTTTCAGCTGAACTGCACTTCGTTTATTGTCTGGGAGATTAGGTTTGTCCGTCTTGAAAGGAAGTGGGAGTTCATAGTGGCCGTCTTCCTTCTGCCTTATACTTTCTTTCACTTTAAACAAAAAGAGAAGGTCTTCCTGAGAAACTGGGTTGTCATCTGCAGTGTGATCTGCGAAATCAGATTCGAGGACCTTGATTATGTCTGTTGGATTGATCTCTTTGACTTGAGTTTTGCACAAAGTGTACGTCTCTCTTCAGCTCAACTGATGGCTGCACGGCAGGTGTCACTTGTCGCACTATGATTCTGTAACTGGTTCCTATTGCATCACCGTAGTCACTTGCTTGAGTCGAGCAGCCAACAATGCTCCAGCCGAGATCAGTTCGTTGTGCATATGGATGATTTTCTTCACCGGACAGGATCTCCCTTGGAAGAAGGGCTTGTTGACAGTTATAGCCGATCAGAAGGCCTACTTCGCAATCCAGTGGTGGTGGAATCTTGTCTGCCAATTGTTCCAGATAAGGCCATTTTAGAGCCGTTTTAGCAGTTGGAATGTGCGACCTGTCTGCTGGAATGAATTCTCGTGTGAAAAGTGGTGGCAATGGGATCCTTTTCTTTAAGTTGTACCCTCTCACTTGTAGACTTGTCAGTTTCTGGCAGGGTATGACTGTTGACCTTGTAGACATTGTGGACAGTCGCAAACTGACATTCTCTTTGTTTGTGTTGAGGTCTTGGGCTACTTCATCTAGGATGAAAGTCGTATCGCTTTGCGTGTCTAAGAGAGCGTAGACGAGAACTTCTTGATCTGGCTGTTTTGTGGACGAGACCCAGACTGGTATGATTGAGGATGTTTGTGTGCTTAGGCCTTCTTGTATGACTCTGTTGGTAATTGCTGCTGCAGCTATTTCCTTGGTGTCTGCCCTGTGCTTTGAGTAGTCGTCTACCTTTGGAGGTGTGAACTTTTGATGTTCCTTGAACTTGTCATAATGCAAACATGTCGGGTGTCTCTTCTGACATCTTTCACACGTACTCTTGTTATCACACGTTCTTGAGTGATGACCGGTCTTCAAACATCCAAAGCAAAGCTTTTCTGCTTGCACAAACTTGACACGATCTTGAACTGTCTGTTCACTGAACTTTCTGCACTTGACGAGGACATGTCCTGTTCTTTTGCAAAAAATGCATGATGGGATGTTgctctgtgttgtgtttgtggACAGTGTCTTTGCTTGAATGGTTTGACTTCGTGGATGCTTTGGTTTCTCGCTTTCCACACTCTTGAGCGCTTGTATTGAGGATATAGGATTGCAAGCGAGATCTGCTTCCTTTGATAGAAAGTCTACAAACACCTTGAATGGTGGGTACCCAGCGTTTGCTTGTCTGACTTCCATCGTTTTGCGGTTCCAACTGGATACCAGCCAATCTGGCAACTTCAGCAGAATCTTTTGACTCTCATTGCTGTCATTGAGAACTTCCAATGTCTTAATGTGGGGCATTGCAGCCTCACAGCTCTTGAGGAAGTCTGCAAAGTCTCTTAGTTCACAACCATCCTTAGAGCTTATCTTTGGCCATCCATGCAGCTTGTCTCTGAAGGACTTCCCAATTATGAATGGGTCTCCGAAACGTTTTTGCAACAGCTGCCAGGCTGAGTCGTATGCTGCTTCAGTGCCTAGTATGAAAAATCCTTCAACAGCTTTCTTTGCGGCACCACCTAAGTACTTTCTTAGGTAATACAGTTTTTCATTCTTTGGAATGTTTTTCCTGTCTATTAATGTTTCGAAAGATAGCTGCCAGTCTTTGAATTTCAAAGGATCTCCAGTCAATAATGCAGGCTCTGGTGTTGGGAGACGATTGGCACTTATAGCTTCTGCTAGCATGTTGACCAGATCAGAGCTGTTCTGCACTTGATGCATGGACACTGAAGTTGGTGGAGCTTGAGGTACCAATTGTGGACTTTGGGAACTAAGAGCTTGACTTGTAACTGGTAGAGGTTGAGGAATGAATGAGGGACTTGAGGCATATAGGGCTTGCGTTGTGACTGGTAGAGATTGAGGGCGGTCTGGAGGAACTGTGAGGTTAAGAACTTGAAGTTCTCCTTCTGGTTCAACATCATGCAGAAAGTCAGTGGGCTCAAAATTGTCTTCGACTTGATCGTAGACCTTTACTCGAGCTCTTGCAGCATTCAACTTCTTCACTTCCTCTAGACGTTCAAGCTTTCTACGCTTGTCTTGCATTGCCTGTTGTCTGGCTAGGTTCTCAGATTCAAATTGTGTCAGCCGCTGTTTTCCTTCAGCCTCTAGCCTTTGAAGTTCTATCGCTTCCCTTTCTTGTTCATCCAACACTGCCAAAATCTCCTTGGATGCGGCAGCTTCAGCTGCAGCCTCATTTCTGTTAACTGAGTGGATGCTAGAGTGGATAGAAACACATTTTGATCGACGAGACGGTGGCCTTGATAGAGAACCTGTTGAGTCTAGGATCGAGCCAACATCGGGCCAAGGTTCTTCCTCCTCATCTGATGTATGCCCTTTAAGTTGCCTTTCTGCCTTTTGAACGATAAATCCTGAAAGCGAAATGCACGTGTCAACTTTGCGTCGCAGGTTTGGTTCAGGAGTTTGCATTCTACGTAACTCTTCATAAATGACCTGTACATCAGAACAGGTGCTTTTCATGTTCTCAATCAGCTCATTTAATTCGTCCTCGGAGGCCAAATCAGTCAATATTTCCTTGTCTATTCTTGCATGATACTTCCACTTCTCATGGATGATCCTGTACCGACGTTGTACACTCTTCAGCCTTTCTTCTTGAAGTTCTTTTCCTTTCTCTGTTAGAGATCGTGTTCTTTCACTTCTTCGTAGCCTTTCCACTTCTTCTGCAGACTCTGTGTCTGTCGCGTCGGGTTGAGCAGGTGATTTGGTAATTTCACGGCATGTCTCAGTCTTTGTGTCTGACATTTTGAGATGGATGTGGTATGTGTGTCTCAACTATTGAGCTTGAATTGGATTTATATTAGGCTATGGGTgaatgtaggctacagtaggcctaaATTTGATTAGCCAGGAAGGTTAAAAACTGTATGAATTCCTTAACTGTGTGAAGACTAGGTGGGTAGCCTAACTTCTAAATATAAACTTCAGTATTGCATCAAGATAACTATCAGCACTTAGCTAGACTTCAAGTTGACTTCAATTTCAAAATAAGATTGAAAATTACTTTGGTACAAATAAACTTAGTATAAACCTTAATCACAGaatgaatatgcatataatgcATTAAATCACATATCACTTCACATAATAAAATAATTTCACATCAGTGGAGGTACCTTTTAAACTTTGCTTAAATTGCTCTTTAAGCTTGGCTAACACCACTTTTCATAAAACACTAATCTTAATTTCAATGTATGATTATCTTTTATCTTTACTCAAAACGTATTCACTTGCTTGTGGAGTTAAGTTTCCCTTTAAATCTCATTCGATTTATCCCCAAAACATGTAGGCTAAGCACAGTATGTACGATTCATAGAGCTGAGTCCTTAGTTGCAATTTCCAAGTAGAACCACTTCTCATCCCACCTTAACTTGAATGTTGTGGTAGAGTGCTTTTGGCCTGAAAAGTTGCGCTTTCAACACAGTCGTTGCTTGCTGTCGCTAAGCCGACAATGTCATGGGCTTTGCTTATCTGATCTGCTGGATCTTCGTTGTGTCGTTACCCGCGCCGGCCTTGTTGTCTCTCCTACCAGTGTTGAGCAGGCGAGTTCTCACTGTAGCTCTCTTCACGACAACAGACACAGGTTGGTTCCTTGAAACGGGCGTTTATTGCATTGCAGGTATTTTTCTCCGATGCATCCACGTCACGCCGTGAGAACTATATGTTTGAATGAACACAGTAACGTTGataaattatacagtactgaaacaaagaaatacaaatggCGCTCGGCGCAACAATACAAATGGCGCTTGGCGCGACAATACAAATGGAACTTGGCGCGACTATAAACAAAGTTCTATAGGTTGAACAAAATACCTCGTTGGTTGCTTGTCCTGAAAAGAGGTTCTTGAATCCTTAAAGTCCCTTGAAAGTCCCTTTACTGTCTTTCTTAGCCTCTGTCATCAACAATTATGACTCAGACTAAGATCTGCttaagttagattgcacacagtcaATTAACAAATTCCGTAGCAGTAACACAACAGAGAACGTTAGTTCCGGGATGGAACATAAAAACACAGACAATGGCCTAACGTTAATTTACATGTTACATCACATTTAAATTCTTATCTATACATcaataaatcatttatttatttactacatcAAATAAACATTGAATTATGTATTAATCATGCATCGTGAACACAGCATCTATGTAACAACACTTACAGAAGTGATTATTCAAACAGCTTTTCATTGGCTAGTGCAAGATGGGAATGAAGACTTAATTACAATTCCATCCACTTTTTAACAACCCTCATTTACATATGTGGCTAAGAAGGTGACGTGACAAATTATTATAATCACGTTAATAATATAATTACCTTATGAAAGACAACAAGTCTCTCAACTGCGTCACATGCACTAATTTTTGGAGACTTCAGTCCCCCTGGAGGTGGTGGAAGGAGATGTAACAGCAACAACAGGGAAGCCATTTCTTGGTCGTAGGCTGAGGACAAAGAGTCACAAGAATTAACTGAAAACTCTTCAAATGTAATACTTTTAAAGTTTGAATGAGAACCGGGAGGCATTATGAGAACGTTTTAAACCGTCATCCATCTATTAGTCACATTTATCCCAAAAATTAGATCAACGTTCAGAGATACACAGAATAAACAAATGAAATATTATTGCAGTTATAATTTAACTGCAATtatagcaaatttattaaaataaaaaaaaaactcactTGTTGGCTCATCAAGATCACTTCCTGGGGGACTTTCTGCTGACTGCACCAAGCGACGCAACTCTGGTGTTGAGGTGAGCCGCTTAGCCTCTTTTATGACATTTGGCTTGAAGAACAAATCCCATTTCTGAAGAAGCCTGGAGGATGTGGCGCCATCAAATAGGAGAGGGAAGTCTTGGTCCACCTTTAAGAAAGAAGAtattaaactactactactacttcaggAAATACTTTCAAATTTCAAGCCATTCTAAACATCTCATCCCAAACTTACCAATCCTTTTGTATCCAGGAATCTTGGGAAGCTGGAGAGGATATCAACACTTCTGCCTGGGTCATCAACGAGCTTCTGACGGTGCTGAAAGGTCTCTCTCATCTTCTGTAAAATCAGGGAATTGTCTGTGGTATGGTTGAGCAAAGACATGGCCTCTTGGCAAGCATCACCATCAAGCTGCCTTTCAACATTAACAGTCCTTTGGAAATTTGGGCCCCCTGGAGAAAAGTCAATTGGGCTATTTGGTGGCAGTGCAGATCCTCGACGAATCTTCCTCTGGACTGTTTTCAGACGCCAAGAAATGTATCCTGTGCTGCTTGCAGCATCATAGAAGTGTtcctgaaatgaaaaaaataaaataaatgcgtTGTCATACCAGGCTCATGAGAAATCTCGCGGAATTCAAATATCAATGTCATCCACACAGTTTTGTGTCACAACATGACATGAAAGAGTTAACAATAATAATGCCTATTACATAGCCCTTCTTGGAGTATGGATCCGTGAGGGAAGGGAACAACATCACTATCCCACGCGTATAATCTTCTCTGATTGCTTTAGTGGGGCGGTGCCTGAGAGGAGATATTAAATTAGTACATTTATGCAATGGCCATGCAGTTATCTggtacaaataaaaacaatgtaaaacaaacaTACCCATGATTGTCAATCATGTGAGCCACCAGGATGTTAACCATTTTTCTTCTTGCAGCATCTGTTAGGGTTTCTGTTGTTTGGTACTCCTGTAGTACTTCTTCACCCCCAGACTTGCCTCTTAGCACAGCTTCAATCAactaataaaaaacaaaaacattacaatacaaaaCATGGTGATAAATAGCTTTTCTAGAGACTCAGAGTGAAAAAATGTGAAAGCATTAAGAAACCTGTtcagcagacacagcatcatgtgTATCCTCAATTCTTTGTCTCTTGCTAGGGACATCATCTAGGATTATAGTTGATGCACTTGAGCTGAAGCTTGAGTCAGACGTCTCAGAAGCAGAAGACAAGGAGAAATCAGAGAATTCTAAAGGAATAGAAAAAATGCTAAtaattatattatgtaaagtaaaGTGCTTTATTATACCTGCCTTGATATCTCACCCTGATCTGAGAATAGTGTCAGCACCACATTGCCTTGTCCAACGAGGTCGCTGAATATTTCTGCATCAACTTCTGTCCCTGTTGCATCCTTGTATATAACTTTTGCATCAGGTGGCAGGCAAAATCTCTCGATGACTGGAAAATATAGTAAGGTCAAACTGaatgtgcctggccgtgcagtcatgagtgagcagggagtacaagaggggactgagtATGCACCCCTcaggggccccggtgttgagtatcagcgtggcagatgtgttgttaccgacccttatcacctgggggcggacgcacaggaagtccaggatccagttgcagagggagctgtttagtctcagggtccttagcttagtgaagagctttgagggcactatggtgttgaacggtgaactgtagttaatgaacagcattctcacataggtgttcctttttttcaggtgtgaaagggcattgtggagtgTTTTATAAATTGCATCATCTGCGGATCTGTTGTTGCcacatgcaaattggagtgggtctagggtttctgggataatggcgttgatgtgagccatgaccatcctttcgaagcatttcatggctacagacgtgagcgctacaggtcggtagtgatttagtcaggttacctttgtgttcttgggcaacatgttgaaacatgttggtattacagaatcagacagggagaggttgaaaatgtcagtgaagtcacttgccagttggtcagcgcatgctcagagtacacgtcctggtaatccatctggccctggggccttgtgaatgttgacctgtttaaaggtcctactcccatcggctgcggagagcgtgatcacacagtcgtccggaacagctgatgctatcATGcacgtttcagtgttacttgcttcCACGCGAGCATAGAAATTATTCAGCTCATCTgttaggctcatgtcactgggcagctcttggctgtgcttccctttgtagtctgtaatagtttgcaagccctgcaacaACCATCGGAGCCGTTGTTGTACAATTCAATCTTCgtcctgtattgatgtttttttatgtttcatggttcgttggagggcaatACGGGATTTCTAGTAAGCTTCcgtgttagagtcccgctccttgaaaacggcagctctacccttcagctcagtgcgaatgttgcctgtaatccatggcttctggttggggtatgtacatacggtcactgtggggacgacttcaTCGATGCatcttattgatgaagccagtgactgatttggtgtactcctcaatgccatcggaagaatcgcttttgcttcctgctttaatttttgcctgtaagcaggaatcaggaggatagaattatggtcagatttgccaaatggagggtgaaggagagctttgtacacgtctctgtgtgtgtggagtaaaggtggtctacagttattttcccctctggttgcacatttaacattaagtttccctgcattaaagtccccggccactaggagcgtcgcctctagatgagcattttcctgtttgcttatggtgatatagagctcattgagtgtggttttagtgccagcatctctgtggtggtatgtagacagctacgaaaaatacagatgaaaactctctcggtagatagtgtggtctatagcttatcatgagatactctaagtcaggcgagcaaaaccttgagacttccttagatatcgtgcaccagctgttgtttacaaatatgcataggcccccgccccgtgtcttaccagtgGCTGCTGTTccatcctgccgatagagtgtataacccgccagctgtatgtcaTTAATGtctttgttcagccacgactcggtgaaacaaaggatattacagtttttaatgtcccgttggtaggatatacgtgctttcagtatGTCCCAATTATTTTCCAACGATTGAACGTTAGCTCGGAGTACGGagggcaaaggcagattagccactcatcgcctgatcctcacaaggcaccctgatctctttctgcaaaatctcagtttccttctccagcaaATAAAGGGGATGAGGGGCTGTTAGGGTGTTTAGTGTATATCCTGCCCGTCCGACTCCAATTGAATAATCGCTATTCTGttttccagaagctcttttcggtcataagagacggtagcagcaacattatgtacaaaacaagttacgaacaacgcgaaaacacaaacaaaatagcacggttggttaagagccaataaatcagtagccatcccctccggcgccatcttcagacagtaacagtaacagtagtaacaaggCAAAATTATAAGTTACAGTTCAATACTGCCATTAATATGAAGTCCCCTACCTTTGCCAGTATGTCTTCCAGCTGATTgtttccaaaaattgtttggtTGATGGTTAACTCATGCCCCAGACATCTAATGACGATGGTCCCCTCCTCAAAAGAGTAGTAGGGGAACCAACCTTTTCACCATATTCATCTAACATGGAAGACAAAGAGAGCTTGGCATGGACAacatacagggcattcggaaagtattcagacccctagactttttccacattttgttacgttacaaccttattctaaaatgtattaaatagtttttttccctcttcaatctacacacaataccccataaatgcaaaaacaggttgttagacatttttgctaatttattaaaaatgtaactgaaatatcacatttttataaggattcagaccctttactcagtactttgttgaagcaccttaggcagcgattacagccttgagtatgacactacaagcttggcacgcctgtatttgcggagtttctcccattcttctctgcagatcctctcaagctctgtcagctgcccagctattttcaggtctctccagagattttcgatcaggttcaagtccgggctctctctgggccactcaaggacattcagaaacttgtcccaaagtcactcctgcgttgtcttggctgtgtgcttagggttgttgtcctgttggaaggtgaaccttcgccccagtctgaggtcctgagtgctctggaccaggttttcatcaaagatctctttcccttgatcctgacgagtctcccagttcctgcctctgaaaaacatccacacagcttgatgctgccacaAACATGTTCACCGTAGcgtggtgctaggtttcctccagacgggaTGTTTGGCATTCAAGTCTGAAAGTcttttaggggccttttggcaaactccaaatgggggatcatgtgctttttactgaggagtggcttttgtgtgtgtgtccttctggaaggttctcccatctccacagaggaactccggtgctctgtcagagtgaccatcaggttctaggtcacctccctgaccaaggccctactcccccgattgctcagtgtggccaggcggccagctctaggaagagtcttggtggatccaaatgtcttccatttaagaatgatggaggccactgtgttcttgggaaccttcaatgctgcagacattttttggtacccgtccccagatctttgcctcgacacaatcttgtctcggagctctatggacaattccttcgacctcatgggttggtttttgctctgacatgaactgtcaactgtgggaccttatatagacaggtgtgtgcctttctaaatcatgtccaatcaattgaatttaccacaagtggactccaatcaagttgtagaaacatctcaaggatgatcatggaaacaggatgcacctgagctcaatttcgagtctcatagcaaagggtctgaatattcatgtaaataaggtatttctgtttggaATTTTTGCATagatttgctaaaatttctaaaatcctgtttttgctttgtcattatgggctattgtgtgtagactgatg of Salmo trutta chromosome 1, fSalTru1.1, whole genome shotgun sequence contains these proteins:
- the LOC115181882 gene encoding uncharacterized protein LOC115181882 gives rise to the protein MVNILVAHMIDNHGHRPTKAIREDYTRGIVMLFPSLTDPYSKKGYEHFYDAASSTGYISWRLKTVQRKIRRGSALPPNSPIDFSPGGPNFQRTVNVERQLDGDACQEAMSLLNHTTDNSLILQKMRETFQHRQKLVDDPGRSVDILSSFPRFLDTKGLVDQDFPLLFDGATSSRLLQKWDLFFKPNVIKEAKRLTSTPELRRLVQSAESPPGSDLDEPTTYDQEMASLLLLLHLLPPPPGGLKSPKISACDAVERLVVFHKSCCSLEEHLRNQQGRQLYLLTVGRQKSKIESFYITMDKHLIPCKANRLIH